Genomic DNA from Chelonia mydas isolate rCheMyd1 chromosome 6, rCheMyd1.pri.v2, whole genome shotgun sequence:
GcgctgctctcccagcagggggcgctgtagcaTCCTGTCCTACCACTGCCCCTTGCCAGGGGTTCTGGATCAAGCTGCCTGGGCGTGAGCAGGGATGGTGGGGTCTCTGTCTGTGACTGTCTCGCTGCAGGGACCACGTGGATGCAGGAGATCGTGGACCTGATCCTGGTCCGAGGGGACGTGGAAAAAGCCTGCCGAGCCCCGACCCACGTCCGGATCCCCTTCCTGGAgatctgctcccctccctcagtgCTCTCAGGTGGGTGCTTCCACTCTGCCTGcccgggggcagggcaaggctgcAACCCCACCACCGCCTTGCTGGGCTCCCTCCGCAGGGCTGACGCCCCCTCTGGTCCCGTCTCTCGCAGGCGTGCAGCAGCTGGCGAATGTTCCTCCCCCCCGAGTCATCAAGACCCACCTGCCCTTCCAGCTGGTTCCCAAGTCCTTCTGGGAGAATAGATGCAAGGCAAGAGAcatgccccccccatcccccaacagcCCTGCCGGTACCCCTAAATCCCAACCCACAGTCACGTTGTTCTCTCTTCCCCAGGTGATCTACGTGGCCCGAAATGCCAAGGATAACTTGGTCTCGTATTACTTCTTTGACCAGATGAACAAGACACAGCCCGAGCCGGGGCCCTGGGAGCTCTATCTGCAGAAGTTCATGGATGGGAAACGTTAGTACTGGGCGAGAGGGTTCAGAGGCCCCATggcagccccacctccctccccaccccttcctagGCTGTGTGGGCCCTAAGGGATTGTGGGTGTGAGGAAGCTCCCTTGGTTCCAGACCTGAGGTTTCCCCCGTCGGGGTATACGGACCGGTCCTCAcctgctgggggaggctagcaAGGAATTCTGGCAGGAGTCCGTATGGTGACCACACCAAAGGTCACATCCTATGACCTCTGCCCAAGGGATTAGGGTCATGTCAGcttggcctctctccccacagtggcctggggcTCGTGGTATGACCACGTCTGTGGATACTGGGCTGAACGGGCCAATCACCGCATCCTCTACGTCTTCTATGAGGACATGAAAGAGGTGAGTGTGGAAGGAGGGGACGGGGGGCAAGGGGCAAGTCACGCTGCCCAGGGGTCTTAGCATGACAGAGTCGTGTCTGGCCCCGCCATGGGTCAgttccctgaaaccaccagcctctggcactACGACCTCTGCCGCCCCAGCCTCCGTGGGGCTCACTCTGTCCAGGTTAGCGAGCGGCCGGCGCACACCCTGGCCCCTTGGAGCCCCTCTCTGGAGTTACCAGCCCCGATCCCCTGCACACTCCCAGCACTTCCAGACCCCAGAGTCACAACCCACCGGCTGGTAAAATCCCCCTCCGGATCCCCGCTCCCCTTTGCGCCGCGCTTCGACGCAGTGACAGCGAGAACCACGAGAAGTTTAGCGTCAAAGAAGAGGGCGTCAAGCCATAGAATGAGTATACTGGAAATAGTTACATAACCTGCTTTCGAGTGCCTCAGTTGACTCACAAGGCGTTCCCCTGGCTGTCTCCTGCAAGATCCTTAATTCCAAGTCCTTCTCCCAGCATTTTCAATCAGTTTGGCTGAAAGCACATCTCAAAAGATCAAGCTCGCTGGTAGCTTCTCCTCACAGACCGAGGGAATAACTTAGGGGTGGCCAGACGTACCCAGCCGCACACAACGATCGTCACATGTTGAAGAGCTCGGGCGTGTgtgccagggcttcagccctgtggggctcACCTGCCGagacttggggcttcagccctgtggggctcACCTGCCGAgacttggggcttcagctctgcGGGGACAGGGAGTCTCAGGGCTTCAACCCTGCTCCTGTGGAAGCCCCAAGCCCCGACAGGCATGCCCTGTGGGGGATGAAGCCCCGAGACCCTTCTCCCCagtgggcagaagccagaggagaTGCGTGGAGGGGCATGTGGGCTCACCTCCCCCGCCCAGTGAGAAGCCATCAGGCCCAGACggcatcacccaagagttctgaggaaactcaaatatgaaattggagAACTGCTAAATGTGGCATGTTACTTATCACTCACATCAGCCTCTGGACCAGCGGACGGGAGGGCAGCTAATGTGACTCCGATTTTTAAGAGAGGCTCCAGCGGCGATTCTGGCAATCACAGGCCgggaagcctgacttcagtaccgggcaagcTGGTTGAAACTCTAGTATAGAACAGAATTTATCAGACATTGAGATGCACATGATCTACTTGGGAAGAGTCAACTCTgtgtttgtaaaaggaaatcgtgcctcaccaatctactagagttCTTTGTGGGGGTCAGGaaacacgtggacaaggggaatccagtggatctagtgtacctggactttccgGGTAGTTCTACACTGCCATAAAACGCCCCTGGGTGGCTCGTGTCACTGACTGAGGCTGATCATGGGGCTTGGGTtccttagaatctaaaatctaaaggtttattcataaaaggaaaaagatagagacgagagctagaacaggttcaatggaatcaattcCATCCAGTGACGGCCAAGTTCTCggctcaggcttgcagcagtgacgGAATAAGcggcaggttcaaatcccgtctctggagaacatccccagctgggatgggtccttcagtccttggttcaaagcttcagggtagcaaagtccctccagaggccagacgcaggactgaagacaagatggaggagcagcagctgccttttatagtctcttgccatgtggtctctgctttctttgtcccaaggacaagctgcccatcccgtGGCCTGGGAACACCTCAGAGCTCTGTCCCTAGGCAGGgccctgcacacctggctgagtccccaggtgtgtctgccttctctcagtgggtcagttgtgtcactgatggtccttaatgggccacccagcaggctaggcagagctgaccccaACTTGCCTGGGGTGTCACCcggaagcatagcataagtttggaatacagacagtatagagccaatacttataactttaaatacaaaaatgatacatgcaaacagatcgcataatcctaaccagccaaccataaccttgtcttagacaccttatttgaccccctttatacaagatttggtgctaatacaggaccttggttgcaacaatgttctatacggtcccagttcaagtcaataacgtcacagagcccgagtcagctgacgcaggccagctgcaggtattTTACCGCAGCGGAGACGCTCACTCAGAAAGTCTTTCACAagcccctcaccaaaggctcttaagccaAGTGagctgtcctgggataagagggaagcgcctctcatggatcagtaactgattaaaaggcagggaacaaagggcaggaataaatggtcagttttcacagtggagagggataaatagtggggtccctcaggggaatgtcctgggcccagccctgctcaaCATATTAATAccttatctggaaaaaggggtaaccagtgaggtggcagagtTCAGTGTCTATACATAACTCGTTACCTAGTGCCATACGGCCATGTCCAGTGCAACACAGGCTTTCATTAAAGACCTCACACCACGTCCCTTGGCGAACTTCTGTGTAGCTACCAGACCCAAGGGATCCTTGTAACCCTTATGCACCCCTGGGCCATCAGCCAGTTGCCATCAGTTGGATCAGCATCCTTCTCCCTCACCAGGACCCGGCCCGGGAGATCCGCAGGATCATGGACTTCTTGGAGGTGGAGCTGCCTCCAGAGGTGCTGGAGAGAATCGTCCAGCAAACGTCCTTCCAGATCATGAAGGAGAACCCCATGGCCAACTATAGCAGTATCCCCAGAGTCATCTTCGACCAGACCGTCAGCCCCTTCATGCGCAAGGGTgagcggagggggagggggacctgggGATTGTGGGGACCCCTTACCCCACTGGCTTTGTCTGGAAAGTTCCCTATACACTGCTCCGTAGCCCTCCGGAACGGGGCCTCGGGGACTTGCGCAAGGTACTCTGGGTAATGCCTGCTTGGTCTGAAGCCTTGCCTTATTACCCATAGTCCCTTGTGGGGGGCCGTGCTCCCTTGGCATTAGCGCCCCATAAGGTCacaggtgggggggcggggtcgtGTCCTTTCGGCTCTTCCCAGGGATTCTGGGTAACTCCTGTTGGGCTGGGTCCCCATGGCATTCTTCCCGGCGGTCCTGTCCTGTGACCCAGCCGGCTGCGGGGCACGGTATGGAGGGGGGCGCTCCCTGGAGCCGGGgtcccctggctgggggtggaaggcacttcctggggaaggggcggctgctGCTGGTGAGGGTCTCCCCGCTGataccccctctcctccccaggcgAGGTTGGCGACTGGAAGAACCATTTCACCGTGGCGCAGAGCGAGGCATTCGACGCCCATTACCAGCGCCGCATGGAGGGGACCGGCCTGCACTTCCGGACCCAGATCTAGGGCCCGCCCCGCAGGTGctgacagcccccccgcccctgggaaCAGCGCTGCAATAAAAGTTTATCTCCTGACCCTGGACATTGTGATACCTGGGAGGGCGTGTCCCAGaggtgggagtggggcctggtgcCTCAGGAAACTTCCCCTTCAGCCCGAGACAGGATGTGCCCACgatggcccccccgccccccctccccgagtgTCCTCCCGTCGCCTGGGGCACAGGTGCTGCTTGGAGGGTGAGTCGCACCACAGAGAGCTCACCTGTCAGGAAGTCGCAGATCGATGTCaagcgggaggggtggggggcgggcggCTGCATTTCCTCCATGGGGCTGTGTAAATAGCAATGAACTCAGGGTTGTTCTCTGTGAGCcagggaaagggaaaagggacTTGGCTGGGAGGCCCTGCCAGCACCACAGGAAAAGCTGGCAACTCTGGGGGGACAGATTCCATGGGGCTGGGGGGTCTCTGCATTCCCCTGGTCCTCAGAGCCGCTAGCAAGGGCAGGAGTGTAACCCTTTGACCTGAGCAGCTAGCCAAAAATCCAGCAGCTTGTTCCTGTGAGGAGGAGAAATCGGTGGCAGTCGgggatttctttgatgcagttttgtttatttacaaactgTACAAAGGCCTGCGTCGCGGAACGCAGAGAGACGCAGATACCAGGAAACTGGGGGGTTATTTGCTCAGAGCACCAAGACCGCTCTCctaagcctgcacccccaaccaaaAACCTCTCCGCCTGTTTCTTCCAGGGGCAGACACCGCACTGCCGGCTGCTCCCTCAGGCTGGCTCTGACTCTCGCAGGCCTGGTCTCCACTAGGAATGTTCTCCGGCACAGCGACAGccctcagaggtgtgaaaatctACACACTTGAGAGATGCCGGTATACCAACCTCAGCCCCAGCGTAGGCAGCGCTAGGTGGACGGACGAATTCTCCAAGCGGCctggctactgcctctcggggaggtggatgcCTATGCGGATGGGCGAAGCCCTGGCGCACACAGCGTCTTCACTGACGCGCTGGTTAGATAAGCCCCCAGCCTTTCAGTTTTGTGTCTGTTCTGGCTTCTCACAGCCACCAGTGCCCCCTACCCAAAACCATCCTCAGCACCACTCTTGGGCAGGCTGCCTTCTCCTTTGGTCCTGTCCTTGCAGCCACTAACCGAAGGGGGAGTTCACAGCTGTCAAGCTCAATAAGAATTGAAATCAACCCCGAAGGAGGTTTCACCCTTCTGTACTACACCCCAGTGAAATGGACTAGCCACCCCCTGGGAAAGGCCCCCCACCCTGACACACTTACGCAGCTCTGTAACTTCCCCCCTTGACTTCAGAGTGACAAACGCGTCAAAGGGGATATTCAGGTGCTCAGAGTGACACATGGCCTTAAGCAGGTGCACGATCAAGGGCTAAAACTGTTTTATTACTAAAACCTGCTCTTGCTGGCATAAAATAGAGCAGGGCCTTATGCTGGGGTGGTGCTGAGCTCATCGTAGAGATGCTCATTGCTAGTTAAAAACGGAATTGTTCTGGGCCGTTCTCTGGCCTGCGCTATACAGACTGGATGGCAGGGGTCTCTTCTGGTCTTGGCAATCTATGGGTGAAGCCCTGGCACTTGCCTTTTGCAGCGGAGTTGAGCCTTGTAAGCGTGAAACTTCTTAGCAGAAAACATCTCCATGTAAAATCTACAAACCCACTCTCCTTCAGAAACCTGATTAAAGACACTAGGACCAGACACTACAGCCACTTCGGCAATTTCACACCATCAGTGGgaagaaacaaatgaaaattggttgaaattttAAGACAATTTTGTACAAGGACAATTGTTACCCACCCCGGACTCAGCTGATGAGCTCTAGAAACGGCACCAGCTGGCGGGGCCCTGGCGCCGCTTTGGCCCCACACCCAGAACTGGGCCAGGCCCGGGGGCTGAGTGCCAGCAGGGATACAGCGAATAATCGTGTGTGCGTCAGCTGGGTCAATACAAATAGCACAAATCAGTCAAGACTCTAGTGCACACAAGGCCTTAGGGCAGCCTGCCTGGGGCCGTGTGTTGTCATTCACAGTatcggttcccagccaatgggagctgcagagccggcactcggggcgggggcatcgcgtggagcctccctggccgcccctgcacctaggagccggagggacgTGTCACCGCTTCCCGAGAGCTGCATGGAGCCGGGAAGGGAGCCTGCCAGTCCCGCGTCGACCcaacttttaatggcccggtcagcagtgcaggGGGTAaagccagcatggggcaggaggcagggcagtgtggggccgggggttggggcagaggtggggccagcacaaggaagggagtggggcagtgcagggcaggggtgaggccaGCACGGGccgggaggtgggcagggggtgAGTCAGGGGCGGGGCCggcacagggcagggatggggctggcGGTGGGCAGGGGGCCATGGGGGGGCAGAACTGTGGGGCAGTGGGGAGTTACGGGGGGGGGCCCACAGAGGGTTACAAGATGAAGCccatgatggggggaggggagcagggggtcgCGGGGAGGGGTCGTGGGGAAGGCTGAtggggcaggagagcagggcagggccataCAAGGGAGCAGAGAGCAGGCTCATGGGGAGACATTCAGTGGGGGTCCAGAGCAGCCGGCAGTTTCGGGGGCAGTAACACCGTCGCTGAGAACACAGACACCACCGGGGGCAGGCAGAGGTTGAGGGGCAAATCCCCGGTTTATTGGGACGGTTCTGTGCTCACACCGTGATCCCAGGTGTAGACAGAGACAGGGGCCCCGGCACGGGGGTGGATTTGGGGCGAATCCCCGGGTTCACCAGGaaggttcacacacacacatattcacaAGCCCGCAAACAATGGGGGAGGCTGCGGGCGAGTTAGGCCCGGGGGAGGCGTGGGGAAGACGACAGGTCTgtgcctgcccccctcctgcacagggctgggcaaatcccctctgcagctccccttcCGGACCGGGCCGCACGGGCCAAGCCAGACCTGGTGCTCAAATTAGAGAGCCCTTTCCCCAAGagcccagcccctgtgctgtggggcagccGGCTCGGCCCCgctggggagcccagcccctgtgctgtgGGGCGGCGAGGACCACGGCTCCTTAGCTGGGGCTCTCCGAGGTACTGAACATGGGTCGTGCTGCCCCCTCCCGAGAgcccccgcccacagccccagggagggacctgccggggggcagaGCTGCAGGCGGCTGGTCCCCGGCCCCACACAGCTACGGCACGTTGACATAGTCGGAGTCGGCCGTCTGCTCATCCAGCGAGGCtgcgagggagagagagagagagaccggtGGGCTCAGCCccagggagagggctgcaggCGTCGGGACATGGGGCTGGGGGTCCCCGCCGGCCCGGGGGGCTATGGCTGCCTGCTGCGCCCAGCCTGGGGCTTCTTTCCACGGGCACAGCAGAAAGTGCGTGTCCGGGGCCTGCGGGGTCAGGGGGAGTCCCACAGGGCCTGGGGGCGGC
This window encodes:
- the LOC119566302 gene encoding sulfotransferase 1 family member D1, translated to MAAPKTYSRVLQESQDVFHRFPLQLVHGIPLMEPIAQQWGPIEDFQAWPDDLLISTYPKAGTTWMQEIVDLILVRGDVEKACRAPTHVRIPFLEICSPPSVLSGVQQLANVPPPRVIKTHLPFQLVPKSFWENRCKVIYVARNAKDNLVSYYFFDQMNKTQPEPGPWELYLQKFMDGKLAWGSWYDHVCGYWAERANHRILYVFYEDMKEDPAREIRRIMDFLEVELPPEVLERIVQQTSFQIMKENPMANYSSIPRVIFDQTVSPFMRKGEVGDWKNHFTVAQSEAFDAHYQRRMEGTGLHFRTQI